From a single Syngnathus scovelli strain Florida chromosome 2, RoL_Ssco_1.2, whole genome shotgun sequence genomic region:
- the ccnt1 gene encoding cyclin-T1 isoform X1, giving the protein MAASLRSPPASCNNKWYYNRQEIDNNPSRRAGLDPDKELSYRQQAANLLQDMGQRLNVSQLTINTAIVYMHRFYMVQSFTRFHRNVISPAALFLAAKVEEQPRKLEHVIKVAHACLNPQDPSPDVRSDAYLQQAQDLVILESIILQTLAFEITIDHPHTHVVKCTQLVRGEHRMALLIRFWDEAEGMHTCFCVVEQTQMLSILFWCVVVSASKDLAQTSYFMATNSLHLTTFCLQYSPPVVACVCIHLACKWSNWEIPVSTDGKHWWEYVDPTVTLKLLDELTHEFLQILEKTPSRLKRIRNWKAGGQTPKAKPKVQEEGDQRDTMMSMISMASSESTVAGLMSLSAPASDKDRGTPGSAATWSGKSQGGAEQSNHEVHTPAKVSLSEYRAKNADVLAAQKRKLENMEASVKRDYANAAQVLIGQQQRKEKQQQSGSSSSNLANSSPIILKIPLEKERHDRSSLKMRFPAAGAGGARGPEQDIKVRIRVPEKQRGSSAEEGKSRDKHRGERSNHHHHHHHHHPSSSGASLSSSHKHSSTSSGAAGSGKKAPSDSSRTSSSSRKRTYPQEPLAGSHSASKVSKLSRNPYQLPSLSSSSDILPALSLPHHPPGSYSHPKGDKTDTNGHGATGGAQSNEYQDTFEMLNSLLSAQGVQPSQPSMFDYRSQYGDYKYSGGSRGSNSRPPPLPSDPPPPLPPLPK; this is encoded by the exons ATGGCGGCTTCGCTTCGTAGTCCCCCTGCAAGCTGCAACAACAAATGGTACTACAACCGGCAAGAGATCGACAACAACCCTTCTCGGCGAGCCGGGCTTGACCCGGATAAGGAGCTGTCGTACAGGCAACAGGCGGCTAACCTGCTGCAGGACATGGGGCAGCGGCTCAACGT GTCCCAGCTTACAATTAATACAGCCATCGTGTACATGCATCGCTTCTACATGGTCCAGTCATTCACCAGATTCCACAGAAAT GTTATTTCTCCTGCTGCTCTTTTCCTGGCCGCCAAGGTTGAGGAGCAGCCCCGAAAGCTGGAACACGTGATCAAGGTGGCCCATGCCTGTCTCAATCCGCAGGATCCCTCACCAGATGTACGCAGTGAT GCCTACCTGCAACAAGCCCAAGACCTGGTCATTCTTGAGAGCATAATACTCCAGACCTTGG CATTCGAAATCACCATTGACCATCCGCACACGCATGTTGTCAAGTGCACCCAGCTCGTCCGAGGTGAGCATCGAATGGCCCTTTTGATACGTTTTTGGGATGAGGCAGAGGGCATGCATACGTGCTTTTGTGTTGTTGAACAGACTCAGATGTTAAGTATACTTTTCTGGTGTGTTGTTGTTTCAGCGAGCAAGGATCTGGCGCAAACATCTTACTTCATGGCCACCAACAG TCTCCACTTGACCACCTTCTGTCTGCAATACAGTCCGCCTGTTGTGGCTTGCGTGTGCATCCATCTGGCCTGCAAGTGGTCCAATTGGGAGATTCCCGTGTCTACGGATGGCAAGCATTGGTGGGAATATGTTGACCCCACAGTAACCCTCAAACTACTGGATG AGCTCACGCACGAATTCCTGCAGATTCTGGAGAAAACGCCCAGCAGATTGAAGCGGATTCGCAACTGGAAG GCAGGAGGTCAGACGCCAAAGGCCAAGCCAAAGGTCCAAGAGGAGGGAGACCAGAGGGACACTATGATGAGCATGATCTCCATGGCCTCGTCTGAAAGCACTGTAGCGGGCCTGATGAGCCTCTCGGCACCGGCATCGGACAAAGACAGGGGGACGCCTGGCAGCGCGGCCACCTGGAGTGGAAAAAGTCAAGGGGGTGCCGAGCAGTCCAATCACGAGGTCCACACTCCCGCCAAGGTGTCATTAAGCGAGTACCGTGCCAAGAACGCTGATGTCCTGGCCGCGCAGAAAAGGAAGTTGGAGAACATGGAGGCCAGCGTGAAACGGGACTATGCCAACGCTGCCCAGGTTCTCATTGGTCAGCAGCAAAGGAAGGAGAAGCAGCAGCAATCGGGCTCATCTTCCTCAAACCTGGCCAACTCATCGCCAATTATTCTGAAGATCCCCCTGGAGAAGGAGAGACACGATCGAAGCTCTTTGAAAATGAGGTTCCCCGCGGCGGGCGCGGGTGGCGCCAGGGGGCCGGAGCAGGACATCAAAGTACGCATTCGCGTGCCCGAAAAGCAAAGGGGGAGCTCAGCCGAGGAAGGCAAGAGCAGGGACAAGCACAGGGGGGAGCGCtccaaccaccaccaccatcaccaccaccatcacccttCCTCCAGTGGCGCCTCCCTTTCCTCTTCCCACAAGCACTCGTCCACTTCCAGCGGCGCAGCAGGAAGTGGCAAGAAAGCCCCCAGTGACTCGTCTCGAACTAGCTCGTCGTCGCGCAAGAGGACATATCCGCAGGAACCTTTGGCGGGATCCCATTCCGCTTCCAAAGTCAGCAAGCTTTCTCGCAATCCCTACCAGCTGCCGTCCCTGTCTTCCTCATCTGACATCCTCCCCGCGCTGAGCCtcccgcaccaccccccggggaGCTACTCGCACCCCAAAGGCGACAAGACTGACACCAACGGGCACGGTGCAACGGGTGGCGCCCAGTCCAATGAGTACCAGGACACTTTTGAAATGTTGAACTCTCTTCTGAGTGCGCAGGGGGTGCAGCCCTCACAGCCGTCCATGTTTGACTACAGATCTCAATACGGGGACTACAAGTACTCCGGCGGGTCCCGGGGGAGCAACAGCAGACCTCCACCCCTGCCTTCAGATCCCCCGCCCCCGCTTCCACCCTTACCCAAATGA
- the hsd17b10 gene encoding 3-hydroxyacyl-CoA dehydrogenase type-2 → MANIRCVKNMVGLVTGGASGLGRATVERLVQSGASAVIVDLPSSEGSTLAAALGDRCAFAPADVTSESEVQSAVNLAREKFGKLDLAVNCAGIAVAVKTYNFKKDVPHSLDDFQRVINVNIAGTFNVIRLAVGAMAKNEPDADGHRGCIVNTASVAAFDGQVGQAAYSASKGGIVGMTLPIARDLAPMGIRVVTIAPGLFSTPLLAGLPEKVRSFLARQVPFPSRLGDPAEFAHLVAALAENPMINGEVIRLDGAIRMQP, encoded by the exons ATGGCGAATATCCGGTGTGTCAAG AATATGGTGGGCCTGGTGACGGGTGGGGCGTCAGGCCTAGGCCGGGCCACGGTGGAGCGTCTGGTGCAGAGTGGAGCGTCGGCCGTCATCGTGGACCTGCCGTCTTCCGAAGGATCAACGCTGGCGGCTGCTCTTGGAGACAGATGTGCCTTTGCTCCAGCAGAT GTGACGTCAGAATCGGAAGTACAGTCTGCTGTGAACTTGGCACGAGAAAAGTTTGGCAAATTAGACCTGGCTGTCAACTGCGCCGGCATCGCCGTTGCAGTCAAAACGTACAACTTCAAGAAGGACGTCCCTCACAGCTTGGACGACTTTCAGCGCGTCATCAAT GTGAACATCGCAGGAACCTTCAACGTGATTCGTCTAGCTGTGGGAGCCATGGCCAAAAATGAGCCGGACGCAGATGGGCACAGGGGCTGCATTGTCAACACTGCCAGTGTGGCCGCCTTTGATGGGCAG GTTGGTCAAGCTGCGTATTCGGCGTCTAAAGGCGGCATCGTCGGAATGACCCTTCCCATTGCGAGGGATCTGGCCCCGATGGGCATCAGGGTCGTCACTATAGCGCCAG GTCTGTTCTCCACTCCCCTGCTGGCTGGACTTCCAGAGAAGGTGCGCTCCTTTCTGGCGCGCCAAGTCCCCTTCCCCTCACGTCTGGGCGACCCAGCTGAGTTCGCCCACTTGGTGGCGGCGCTAGCCGAGAACCCCATGATTAACGGGGAGGTCATTCGGTTAGACGGAGCCATTCGCATGCAGCCGTGA
- the ccnt1 gene encoding cyclin-T1 isoform X3 gives MAASLRSPPASCNNKWYYNRQEIDNNPSRRAGLDPDKELSYRQQAANLLQDMGQRLNVSQLTINTAIVYMHRFYMVQSFTRFHRNVISPAALFLAAKVEEQPRKLEHVIKVAHACLNPQDPSPDVRSDAYLQQAQDLVILESIILQTLAFEITIDHPHTHVVKCTQLVRASKDLAQTSYFMATNSLHLTTFCLQYSPPVVACVCIHLACKWSNWEIPVSTDGKHWWEYVDPTVTLKLLDELTHEFLQILEKTPSRLKRIRNWKAGGQTPKAKPKVQEEGDQRDTMMSMISMASSESTVAGLMSLSAPASDKDRGTPGSAATWSGKSQGGAEQSNHEVHTPAKVSLSEYRAKNADVLAAQKRKLENMEASVKRDYANAAQVLIGQQQRKEKQQQSGSSSSNLANSSPIILKIPLEKERHDRSSLKMRFPAAGAGGARGPEQDIKVRIRVPEKQRGSSAEEGKSRDKHRGERSNHHHHHHHHHPSSSGASLSSSHKHSSTSSGAAGSGKKAPSDSSRTSSSSRKRTYPQEPLAGSHSASKVSKLSRNPYQLPSLSSSSDILPALSLPHHPPGSYSHPKGDKTDTNGHGATGGAQSNEYQDTFEMLNSLLSAQGVQPSQPSMFDYRSQYGDYKYSGGSRGSNSRPPPLPSDPPPPLPPLPK, from the exons ATGGCGGCTTCGCTTCGTAGTCCCCCTGCAAGCTGCAACAACAAATGGTACTACAACCGGCAAGAGATCGACAACAACCCTTCTCGGCGAGCCGGGCTTGACCCGGATAAGGAGCTGTCGTACAGGCAACAGGCGGCTAACCTGCTGCAGGACATGGGGCAGCGGCTCAACGT GTCCCAGCTTACAATTAATACAGCCATCGTGTACATGCATCGCTTCTACATGGTCCAGTCATTCACCAGATTCCACAGAAAT GTTATTTCTCCTGCTGCTCTTTTCCTGGCCGCCAAGGTTGAGGAGCAGCCCCGAAAGCTGGAACACGTGATCAAGGTGGCCCATGCCTGTCTCAATCCGCAGGATCCCTCACCAGATGTACGCAGTGAT GCCTACCTGCAACAAGCCCAAGACCTGGTCATTCTTGAGAGCATAATACTCCAGACCTTGG CATTCGAAATCACCATTGACCATCCGCACACGCATGTTGTCAAGTGCACCCAGCTCGTCCGAG CGAGCAAGGATCTGGCGCAAACATCTTACTTCATGGCCACCAACAG TCTCCACTTGACCACCTTCTGTCTGCAATACAGTCCGCCTGTTGTGGCTTGCGTGTGCATCCATCTGGCCTGCAAGTGGTCCAATTGGGAGATTCCCGTGTCTACGGATGGCAAGCATTGGTGGGAATATGTTGACCCCACAGTAACCCTCAAACTACTGGATG AGCTCACGCACGAATTCCTGCAGATTCTGGAGAAAACGCCCAGCAGATTGAAGCGGATTCGCAACTGGAAG GCAGGAGGTCAGACGCCAAAGGCCAAGCCAAAGGTCCAAGAGGAGGGAGACCAGAGGGACACTATGATGAGCATGATCTCCATGGCCTCGTCTGAAAGCACTGTAGCGGGCCTGATGAGCCTCTCGGCACCGGCATCGGACAAAGACAGGGGGACGCCTGGCAGCGCGGCCACCTGGAGTGGAAAAAGTCAAGGGGGTGCCGAGCAGTCCAATCACGAGGTCCACACTCCCGCCAAGGTGTCATTAAGCGAGTACCGTGCCAAGAACGCTGATGTCCTGGCCGCGCAGAAAAGGAAGTTGGAGAACATGGAGGCCAGCGTGAAACGGGACTATGCCAACGCTGCCCAGGTTCTCATTGGTCAGCAGCAAAGGAAGGAGAAGCAGCAGCAATCGGGCTCATCTTCCTCAAACCTGGCCAACTCATCGCCAATTATTCTGAAGATCCCCCTGGAGAAGGAGAGACACGATCGAAGCTCTTTGAAAATGAGGTTCCCCGCGGCGGGCGCGGGTGGCGCCAGGGGGCCGGAGCAGGACATCAAAGTACGCATTCGCGTGCCCGAAAAGCAAAGGGGGAGCTCAGCCGAGGAAGGCAAGAGCAGGGACAAGCACAGGGGGGAGCGCtccaaccaccaccaccatcaccaccaccatcacccttCCTCCAGTGGCGCCTCCCTTTCCTCTTCCCACAAGCACTCGTCCACTTCCAGCGGCGCAGCAGGAAGTGGCAAGAAAGCCCCCAGTGACTCGTCTCGAACTAGCTCGTCGTCGCGCAAGAGGACATATCCGCAGGAACCTTTGGCGGGATCCCATTCCGCTTCCAAAGTCAGCAAGCTTTCTCGCAATCCCTACCAGCTGCCGTCCCTGTCTTCCTCATCTGACATCCTCCCCGCGCTGAGCCtcccgcaccaccccccggggaGCTACTCGCACCCCAAAGGCGACAAGACTGACACCAACGGGCACGGTGCAACGGGTGGCGCCCAGTCCAATGAGTACCAGGACACTTTTGAAATGTTGAACTCTCTTCTGAGTGCGCAGGGGGTGCAGCCCTCACAGCCGTCCATGTTTGACTACAGATCTCAATACGGGGACTACAAGTACTCCGGCGGGTCCCGGGGGAGCAACAGCAGACCTCCACCCCTGCCTTCAGATCCCCCGCCCCCGCTTCCACCCTTACCCAAATGA
- the kansl2 gene encoding KAT8 regulatory NSL complex subunit 2 isoform X2 produces MAMNRIRIHVLPSSRNRLTQQPTRPQEAQTCAFLQRPCSQPRLDGLEFCIKHILEDKSAPYKQCNYASAKNGKRCPNAAPKVERKDGVTFCAEHARRNAMALRAQMKKASSGPSPEMLLSQLSGYSRAETRGLDRGHSEASRILDEDSPMSEEDQGPLALDQTWRGDPESEADSIDSDHEDPLKHAGVYTAEEVALFTREKLIRLQSLYIDQFKRLQHLLKEKKRRYLHNRKIEHETIGSSLLTGAEGLSMKERENLKKLKALRRYRRRYGVEALLHRQLRERRQTVTEGAPQVHTRVQEKCISLVDGSRCSNPCLPLTRHCFSHIFQDSNQVLFKSCPGTKDVPCERTVHMGQSDDPRCPLHLPLPPPMYRPEWEPPQQEHPSPAARELYLSAAELRPTESLPLEFSDDLDVEGDGTQGPPSPLQFDTALALEDQTIRAIAEAPMDLLTADDPDQVDLDPSGQDDNDIADEQVASEALQAKEDAPR; encoded by the exons ATGGCGATGAACAGGATTCGAATCCACGTCTTGCCGAGCAGCCGCAACCGGCTGACACAGCAGCCGACGCGTCCGCAGGAGGCTCAGACTTGTGCCTTCTTGCAGCGGCCGTGCTCGCAGCCCCGCCTGGATGGCTTGGAATTCTGCATTAAACACATTCTGGAGGACAAAAGCGCCCCCTACAAGCAATGCAATTACGCGTCCGCTAAGAATGGCAAACGCTGTCCCAATGCTGCGCCCAAGGTCGAGAGGAAAGACGG tgtgacATTCTGTGCCGAGCATGCCCGCAGGAACGCCATGGCCCTTCGTGCTCAGATGAAAAAGGCGTCGTCCGGTCCGTCACCAGAGATGCTCTTGTCCCAACTGAGCGGATACAGCCGTGCCGAGACGCGTGGCCTCGATAGAGGTCACTCTGAAGCCAGTCGTATTCTCG ATGAGGACAGTCCAATGAGCGAGGAGGACCAGGGTCCGCTGGCACTGGACCAGACGTGGAGAGGCGACCCCGAAAGTGAAGCAGACAGCATTGATAGTGACCATGAAGATCCTCTCAA ACATGCTGGCGTGTACACGGCAGAGGAGGTGGCGCTCTTCACTCGAGAGAAACTCATCAGGCTGCAGTCCCTCTACATTGACCAATTCAAACGTCTCCAGCATCTGCTCAAGGAGAAGAAACGCAGATATCTACACAACCGCAAAATCGAGCACGAAACCATTG GAAGCAGTCTTCTGACGGGAGCCGAAGGCCTGTCCATGAAGGAGAGGGAGAATCTGAAAAAGCTCAAGGCTCTTCGTCGTTACCGTCGTCGCTATGGCGTGGAAGCTCTGCTCCACCGCCAGCTGAGAGAGCGTAGACAGACGGTGACCGAGGGGGCTCCTCAG GTGCACACACGAGTGCAGGAGAAATGCATTTCCTTGGTGGATGGAAGTCGATGCTCGAATCCTTGCCTTCCTCTGACACGCCACTGTTTCTCCC ACATTTTCCAGGACAGCAACCAGGTTCTTTTCAAAAGTTGTCCGGGCACCAAGGACGTCCCGTGTGAGCGTACGGTGCACATGGGCCAGTCGGACGATCCCCGTTGCCCTCTTCACCTCCCCCTCCCGCCACCCATGTACAGGCCAGAGTGGGAGCCCCCCCAGCAGGAGCATCCCAGCCCCGCTGCCAGAGAACTGTACCTGAGCGCTGCTGAGCTTCGGCCCACCGAGAGCCTTCCTCTGGAGTTCAGCGAT GACCTGGACGTGGAAGGAGACGGGACGCAGGGGCCGCCGTCCCCCCTGCAGTTTGACACTGCGTTGGCCCTGGAGGACCAGACCATTCGAGCCATTGCCGAGGCCCCGATGGATCTCCTAACCGCGGACGACCCGGATCAGGTAGACCTGGACCCGTCAGGACAGGATGACAACGACATTGCGGATGAGCAG GTGGCGTCCGAGGCGTTGCAAGCCAAAGAAGACGCGCCCAGATGA
- the ccnt1 gene encoding cyclin-T1 isoform X2 translates to MAASLRSPPASCNNKWYYNRQEIDNNPSRRAGLDPDKELSYRQQAANLLQDMGQRLNVSQLTINTAIVYMHRFYMVQSFTRFHRNVISPAALFLAAKVEEQPRKLEHVIKVAHACLNPQDPSPDVRSDAYLQQAQDLVILESIILQTLAFEITIDHPHTHVVKCTQLVRVVSASKDLAQTSYFMATNSLHLTTFCLQYSPPVVACVCIHLACKWSNWEIPVSTDGKHWWEYVDPTVTLKLLDELTHEFLQILEKTPSRLKRIRNWKAGGQTPKAKPKVQEEGDQRDTMMSMISMASSESTVAGLMSLSAPASDKDRGTPGSAATWSGKSQGGAEQSNHEVHTPAKVSLSEYRAKNADVLAAQKRKLENMEASVKRDYANAAQVLIGQQQRKEKQQQSGSSSSNLANSSPIILKIPLEKERHDRSSLKMRFPAAGAGGARGPEQDIKVRIRVPEKQRGSSAEEGKSRDKHRGERSNHHHHHHHHHPSSSGASLSSSHKHSSTSSGAAGSGKKAPSDSSRTSSSSRKRTYPQEPLAGSHSASKVSKLSRNPYQLPSLSSSSDILPALSLPHHPPGSYSHPKGDKTDTNGHGATGGAQSNEYQDTFEMLNSLLSAQGVQPSQPSMFDYRSQYGDYKYSGGSRGSNSRPPPLPSDPPPPLPPLPK, encoded by the exons ATGGCGGCTTCGCTTCGTAGTCCCCCTGCAAGCTGCAACAACAAATGGTACTACAACCGGCAAGAGATCGACAACAACCCTTCTCGGCGAGCCGGGCTTGACCCGGATAAGGAGCTGTCGTACAGGCAACAGGCGGCTAACCTGCTGCAGGACATGGGGCAGCGGCTCAACGT GTCCCAGCTTACAATTAATACAGCCATCGTGTACATGCATCGCTTCTACATGGTCCAGTCATTCACCAGATTCCACAGAAAT GTTATTTCTCCTGCTGCTCTTTTCCTGGCCGCCAAGGTTGAGGAGCAGCCCCGAAAGCTGGAACACGTGATCAAGGTGGCCCATGCCTGTCTCAATCCGCAGGATCCCTCACCAGATGTACGCAGTGAT GCCTACCTGCAACAAGCCCAAGACCTGGTCATTCTTGAGAGCATAATACTCCAGACCTTGG CATTCGAAATCACCATTGACCATCCGCACACGCATGTTGTCAAGTGCACCCAGCTCGTCCGAG TTGTTTCAGCGAGCAAGGATCTGGCGCAAACATCTTACTTCATGGCCACCAACAG TCTCCACTTGACCACCTTCTGTCTGCAATACAGTCCGCCTGTTGTGGCTTGCGTGTGCATCCATCTGGCCTGCAAGTGGTCCAATTGGGAGATTCCCGTGTCTACGGATGGCAAGCATTGGTGGGAATATGTTGACCCCACAGTAACCCTCAAACTACTGGATG AGCTCACGCACGAATTCCTGCAGATTCTGGAGAAAACGCCCAGCAGATTGAAGCGGATTCGCAACTGGAAG GCAGGAGGTCAGACGCCAAAGGCCAAGCCAAAGGTCCAAGAGGAGGGAGACCAGAGGGACACTATGATGAGCATGATCTCCATGGCCTCGTCTGAAAGCACTGTAGCGGGCCTGATGAGCCTCTCGGCACCGGCATCGGACAAAGACAGGGGGACGCCTGGCAGCGCGGCCACCTGGAGTGGAAAAAGTCAAGGGGGTGCCGAGCAGTCCAATCACGAGGTCCACACTCCCGCCAAGGTGTCATTAAGCGAGTACCGTGCCAAGAACGCTGATGTCCTGGCCGCGCAGAAAAGGAAGTTGGAGAACATGGAGGCCAGCGTGAAACGGGACTATGCCAACGCTGCCCAGGTTCTCATTGGTCAGCAGCAAAGGAAGGAGAAGCAGCAGCAATCGGGCTCATCTTCCTCAAACCTGGCCAACTCATCGCCAATTATTCTGAAGATCCCCCTGGAGAAGGAGAGACACGATCGAAGCTCTTTGAAAATGAGGTTCCCCGCGGCGGGCGCGGGTGGCGCCAGGGGGCCGGAGCAGGACATCAAAGTACGCATTCGCGTGCCCGAAAAGCAAAGGGGGAGCTCAGCCGAGGAAGGCAAGAGCAGGGACAAGCACAGGGGGGAGCGCtccaaccaccaccaccatcaccaccaccatcacccttCCTCCAGTGGCGCCTCCCTTTCCTCTTCCCACAAGCACTCGTCCACTTCCAGCGGCGCAGCAGGAAGTGGCAAGAAAGCCCCCAGTGACTCGTCTCGAACTAGCTCGTCGTCGCGCAAGAGGACATATCCGCAGGAACCTTTGGCGGGATCCCATTCCGCTTCCAAAGTCAGCAAGCTTTCTCGCAATCCCTACCAGCTGCCGTCCCTGTCTTCCTCATCTGACATCCTCCCCGCGCTGAGCCtcccgcaccaccccccggggaGCTACTCGCACCCCAAAGGCGACAAGACTGACACCAACGGGCACGGTGCAACGGGTGGCGCCCAGTCCAATGAGTACCAGGACACTTTTGAAATGTTGAACTCTCTTCTGAGTGCGCAGGGGGTGCAGCCCTCACAGCCGTCCATGTTTGACTACAGATCTCAATACGGGGACTACAAGTACTCCGGCGGGTCCCGGGGGAGCAACAGCAGACCTCCACCCCTGCCTTCAGATCCCCCGCCCCCGCTTCCACCCTTACCCAAATGA
- the sarnp gene encoding SAP domain-containing ribonucleoprotein codes for MAEVIELQKLKLAELRQECEARGLETKGNKGDLIARLQAFLDEHATDEEEDVDDVLADDTVDFSKGEIVDNGKDVKELESPVAELPTEKKIVKICPPAAGERLQKRAERFNLPASAEDKKAQRAARFGLPISASSSSTGTAMAKNMPVNVDQLKKRAERFGMNVSSVSQKMEADEKLIKRKERFGILTGGAVTGSADVEAKKVKRAARFGIV; via the exons ATGGCTGAAGTGATCGAGCTGCAGAAACTCAAG CTTGCTGAGCTGAGGCAGGAATGCGAAGCCCGAGGTCTTGAGACCAAAGGCAACAAGGGGGACCTGATCGCACGTCTGCAGGCCTTCCTAGATGAGCACG CCACCGATGAAGAAGAGGATGTGGATGATGTGCTGGCGGATGACACTGTG GACTTCTCAAAAGGCGAGATTGTAGACAACGGCAAAGATGTCAAAGAATTGGAATCTCCCGTGGCAGAGCT GCCCACTGAGAAAAAGATAGTGAAGATATGTCCTCCAGCTGCTGGCGAA CGGCTACAGAAACGCGCTGAACGCTTCAATCTGCCTGCATCAGCTGAAGACAAGAAGGCCCAGCGTGCGGCCAG GTTTGGCTTACCGATCAGTGCTTCAAGTTCATCCACAG GCACCGCCATGGCCAAAAACATGCCG GTCAACGTGGATCAGCTGAAGAAGAGGGCGGAGAGATTCGGCATGAACGTGTCGTCAGTTTCGCAAAAG ATGGAAGCAGATGAGAAGCTGATCAAGAGGAAGGAAAGGTTCGGCATCCTAACAGGCGGCGCCGTGACTGGCTCCGCGGACGTCGAG GCAAAGAAAGTGAAGCGTGCTGCTCGATTTGGAATAGTGTAa
- the kansl2 gene encoding KAT8 regulatory NSL complex subunit 2 isoform X1 codes for MGETTEQNTPIFVSIFLFSIHQSSTPSYVCWHNLKTFCSVQCGKTPAVLLMAMNRIRIHVLPSSRNRLTQQPTRPQEAQTCAFLQRPCSQPRLDGLEFCIKHILEDKSAPYKQCNYASAKNGKRCPNAAPKVERKDGVTFCAEHARRNAMALRAQMKKASSGPSPEMLLSQLSGYSRAETRGLDRGHSEASRILDEDSPMSEEDQGPLALDQTWRGDPESEADSIDSDHEDPLKHAGVYTAEEVALFTREKLIRLQSLYIDQFKRLQHLLKEKKRRYLHNRKIEHETIGSSLLTGAEGLSMKERENLKKLKALRRYRRRYGVEALLHRQLRERRQTVTEGAPQVHTRVQEKCISLVDGSRCSNPCLPLTRHCFSHIFQDSNQVLFKSCPGTKDVPCERTVHMGQSDDPRCPLHLPLPPPMYRPEWEPPQQEHPSPAARELYLSAAELRPTESLPLEFSDDLDVEGDGTQGPPSPLQFDTALALEDQTIRAIAEAPMDLLTADDPDQVDLDPSGQDDNDIADEQVASEALQAKEDAPR; via the exons ATGGGAGAAACCACCGAGCAAAACACACCGATTTTCGTCTCAATTTTCTTGTTTAGTATTCACCAGTCTTCAACGCCTTCCTACGTTTGTTGGCATAATCTGAAGACGTTTTGTTCAGTTCAGTGTGGAAAGACACCTGCCGTGCTACT CATGGCGATGAACAGGATTCGAATCCACGTCTTGCCGAGCAGCCGCAACCGGCTGACACAGCAGCCGACGCGTCCGCAGGAGGCTCAGACTTGTGCCTTCTTGCAGCGGCCGTGCTCGCAGCCCCGCCTGGATGGCTTGGAATTCTGCATTAAACACATTCTGGAGGACAAAAGCGCCCCCTACAAGCAATGCAATTACGCGTCCGCTAAGAATGGCAAACGCTGTCCCAATGCTGCGCCCAAGGTCGAGAGGAAAGACGG tgtgacATTCTGTGCCGAGCATGCCCGCAGGAACGCCATGGCCCTTCGTGCTCAGATGAAAAAGGCGTCGTCCGGTCCGTCACCAGAGATGCTCTTGTCCCAACTGAGCGGATACAGCCGTGCCGAGACGCGTGGCCTCGATAGAGGTCACTCTGAAGCCAGTCGTATTCTCG ATGAGGACAGTCCAATGAGCGAGGAGGACCAGGGTCCGCTGGCACTGGACCAGACGTGGAGAGGCGACCCCGAAAGTGAAGCAGACAGCATTGATAGTGACCATGAAGATCCTCTCAA ACATGCTGGCGTGTACACGGCAGAGGAGGTGGCGCTCTTCACTCGAGAGAAACTCATCAGGCTGCAGTCCCTCTACATTGACCAATTCAAACGTCTCCAGCATCTGCTCAAGGAGAAGAAACGCAGATATCTACACAACCGCAAAATCGAGCACGAAACCATTG GAAGCAGTCTTCTGACGGGAGCCGAAGGCCTGTCCATGAAGGAGAGGGAGAATCTGAAAAAGCTCAAGGCTCTTCGTCGTTACCGTCGTCGCTATGGCGTGGAAGCTCTGCTCCACCGCCAGCTGAGAGAGCGTAGACAGACGGTGACCGAGGGGGCTCCTCAG GTGCACACACGAGTGCAGGAGAAATGCATTTCCTTGGTGGATGGAAGTCGATGCTCGAATCCTTGCCTTCCTCTGACACGCCACTGTTTCTCCC ACATTTTCCAGGACAGCAACCAGGTTCTTTTCAAAAGTTGTCCGGGCACCAAGGACGTCCCGTGTGAGCGTACGGTGCACATGGGCCAGTCGGACGATCCCCGTTGCCCTCTTCACCTCCCCCTCCCGCCACCCATGTACAGGCCAGAGTGGGAGCCCCCCCAGCAGGAGCATCCCAGCCCCGCTGCCAGAGAACTGTACCTGAGCGCTGCTGAGCTTCGGCCCACCGAGAGCCTTCCTCTGGAGTTCAGCGAT GACCTGGACGTGGAAGGAGACGGGACGCAGGGGCCGCCGTCCCCCCTGCAGTTTGACACTGCGTTGGCCCTGGAGGACCAGACCATTCGAGCCATTGCCGAGGCCCCGATGGATCTCCTAACCGCGGACGACCCGGATCAGGTAGACCTGGACCCGTCAGGACAGGATGACAACGACATTGCGGATGAGCAG GTGGCGTCCGAGGCGTTGCAAGCCAAAGAAGACGCGCCCAGATGA